The Brachyhypopomus gauderio isolate BG-103 chromosome 12, BGAUD_0.2, whole genome shotgun sequence genome window below encodes:
- the LOC143527909 gene encoding uncharacterized protein LOC143527909 → METRSSCHGGQSQKKEQRRSKSPFVQQSTEATCSVQQTPSAQKKHVPYPMPEAKFQRKVMELLVDIREEVRNLKTQSGVAQRCEDSKIPAQASTLEALNLLEKSLESLEEKQKLINGLSKVGGVHLKDNVKRVMEKLMTNEVMANFNMKGGKGKHAFTKLRLFTVVTESVQRTTDATEANIAAAVSFCLKYAPDRVGGGGRKKKT, encoded by the exons ATGGAGACTAGATCATCTTGCCATGGAGGCCAGTCTcagaaaaaagaacaaagaagaTCAAAATCACCTTTTGTTCAGCAGTCTACAGAAGCAACATGCTCTGTACAGCAGACTCCATCAGCACAGAAAAAACACGTCCCATACCCAATGCCAGAAGCAA AATTTCAGAGAAAAGTCATGGAGCTGCTTGTTGATATCCGTGAGGAAGTCCGCAATTTGAAGACACAGTCTGGAGTTGCACAAAGGTGCGAAGACTCAAAGATTCCTGCACAGGCTTCAACACTTGAGGCCCTAAACCTCCTTGAGAAATCTCTTGAATCCCTTGAGGAAAAGCAGAAACTG ATTAATGGCTTGTCCAAGGTGGGAGGAGTACACTTGAAAGACAATGTGAAGAGGGTTATGGAGAA GTTGATGACAAATGAGGTCATGGCCAATTTCAACATGAAGGGGGGGAAAGGCAAACATGCCTTTACCAAGCTTCGTCTCTTCACTGTTGTCACAG AAAGTGTCCAGAGGACCACGGATGCAACGGAGGCAAACATTGCAGCGGCTGTGTCCTTTTGTTTAAAGTATGCCCCAGATAGAGTGGGTGGAGgcggcagaaaaaaaaaaacttaa